One window from the genome of Castellaniella sp. MT123 encodes:
- a CDS encoding site-specific integrase codes for MAKIKITKSAVDAAQPQAQPVELRDTLVPGFLCKITPAGRKVFMLQYRTNAGERRKPALGLYGELTVEQARSLAQNWLAEVRRGGDPGGDKAQARQAPTIKELCTKFMEDYSKQRNKPSTQKGYQAVIDRCIVPMLGRMKVQDVKRPDVASAMKKMAHKPAEANRAFSVMRKMFNLAEVWGHRTDGTNPCRHVPMFPAGKSTHLISDEEMGKLFRHLDQLETEGPESGVIPLAIRLQFEFAARRSEIVLLEWAWVDLEQRRVVWPDSKTGGMSKPIGEEAYRLLSTAPRYDGSPYVLPSPRNPMKHLTTGEYYGGWSRALKAAGVTHVGTHGIRHRSATDIANSGIPVKVGMMLTAHKTVAMFMRYVHTEDGPVRQAAELVANRRKTVVEAQWEKAEQGATT; via the coding sequence ATGGCCAAGATCAAGATTACCAAGTCCGCAGTCGATGCGGCACAACCCCAGGCGCAGCCCGTCGAACTGCGCGATACGCTGGTGCCCGGCTTCCTGTGCAAGATTACACCAGCAGGTCGTAAGGTGTTCATGCTCCAGTACCGCACGAATGCGGGCGAGCGGCGCAAGCCCGCTTTGGGCTTATACGGGGAACTGACCGTCGAACAGGCCCGCTCGCTGGCCCAGAACTGGCTGGCCGAGGTTCGCCGGGGCGGCGATCCCGGCGGTGACAAGGCACAGGCGCGCCAAGCACCCACAATCAAGGAGCTGTGTACGAAGTTCATGGAGGATTACTCCAAGCAGCGCAACAAACCCAGCACCCAGAAGGGCTATCAGGCGGTCATCGACCGCTGCATCGTCCCAATGCTGGGGCGCATGAAGGTTCAGGACGTGAAGCGGCCGGACGTGGCCTCTGCAATGAAGAAGATGGCCCACAAACCCGCCGAGGCAAACCGCGCCTTCAGTGTAATGCGCAAGATGTTCAACTTGGCCGAGGTCTGGGGACACCGGACCGATGGCACGAATCCCTGCCGCCATGTTCCGATGTTCCCGGCGGGCAAATCCACACACCTCATCAGCGACGAGGAAATGGGCAAGCTGTTCCGGCACCTTGACCAGTTGGAGACCGAGGGTCCGGAGTCCGGCGTCATCCCGTTGGCGATCCGCTTGCAGTTCGAGTTCGCAGCCCGCCGCTCCGAAATTGTCCTGCTCGAATGGGCATGGGTCGATCTGGAGCAACGGCGCGTGGTCTGGCCCGACAGCAAAACCGGCGGCATGTCCAAGCCCATAGGCGAAGAAGCCTATCGGCTGCTTTCGACAGCGCCCCGTTACGACGGCTCTCCCTACGTGCTGCCTTCGCCGCGCAACCCAATGAAGCACCTTACCACCGGTGAGTATTACGGCGGTTGGAGCCGCGCCCTGAAAGCCGCCGGGGTGACACACGTCGGCACGCACGGTATCCGCCATCGTTCGGCCACAGACATCGCCAACTCGGGCATTCCGGTGAAGGTGGGCATGATGCTCACCGCGCACAAGACCGTGGCGATGTTCATGCGCTATGTCCACACCGAGGATGGCCCTGTGCGGCAAGCAGCCGAACTGGTGGCGAACCGGCGCAAGACGGTGGTGGAAGCGCAGTGGGAGAAAGCAGAACAAGGAGCCACGACGTGA
- a CDS encoding ABC-three component system protein: MDRIQQLGYEKDFRIIFLEAKGDGFQRLFEKLMAKAHPNDFMACRPWGNVGDRKNDGYLPSARTLFQSYAPNVLSAAEAIKKINEDFEGAKVHWEKYFDEWTFVHNAPDGRLGPHIIEALAKLAQENPKIKIGHCGWDEMLSKFRQLSLQDLESWFGPSLTMEANVNLGYSDLMAVLTHINVAPAPATSEVKDVSRGKIEANLLSAVVADFLKIGMQKSPLVMQFFDNWKNPIYGEQIASAFKSKYVSLRDAMPPLHPDEIFGQLETWAGGVVNTTPTHKAAVLAVMAYLFDKCEIFEDAQAVRST; encoded by the coding sequence ATGGATCGCATACAACAGCTCGGCTACGAAAAAGATTTCCGCATCATCTTCCTTGAAGCCAAGGGGGACGGATTTCAGCGCCTGTTCGAGAAACTGATGGCGAAGGCCCACCCGAACGATTTCATGGCCTGCCGCCCTTGGGGCAATGTCGGCGACCGCAAGAATGACGGATACCTGCCTTCGGCTCGGACCCTGTTTCAAAGCTATGCCCCCAATGTGTTGAGTGCCGCCGAAGCCATCAAAAAGATCAATGAGGATTTCGAGGGCGCAAAAGTGCACTGGGAAAAATATTTTGATGAGTGGACTTTTGTCCATAACGCACCCGATGGGCGCTTAGGTCCCCACATCATCGAAGCGCTGGCCAAGCTCGCGCAAGAAAACCCGAAGATCAAGATTGGCCACTGTGGGTGGGACGAAATGCTGTCGAAGTTTCGCCAACTCAGCCTGCAGGATCTCGAATCCTGGTTCGGCCCATCGCTGACCATGGAAGCAAACGTCAATCTGGGCTATAGCGATTTGATGGCCGTACTCACGCACATCAACGTTGCTCCTGCGCCAGCGACGAGCGAAGTCAAAGATGTCTCGCGAGGGAAAATCGAGGCAAATCTTCTATCTGCGGTAGTCGCCGATTTCTTGAAAATCGGAATGCAGAAGTCGCCGCTGGTCATGCAGTTCTTTGATAACTGGAAGAACCCCATCTACGGCGAACAAATTGCCTCGGCATTCAAAAGTAAATACGTGTCTCTGAGGGATGCGATGCCCCCGCTTCATCCCGATGAAATCTTTGGGCAGCTTGAAACCTGGGCGGGGGGAGTCGTAAACACGACACCGACACATAAGGCGGCGGTGCTGGCGGTCATGGCCTACCTGTTCGACAAATGCGAAATATTCGAAGATGCCCAAGCGGTGAGGTCAACATGA
- a CDS encoding ABC-three component system protein has protein sequence MIHHLFSTLPTFKNLGDLKPGLNVLLAQKTEGASSKQTRNRAGKTSFVETVHFLTGSEAGPDSIFRTPELAEYTFGMDFDLKDARTVVERSGSAKAKIYVTTPPEAKRKLSATDWVTFLGEEMFGLSSLEAAGSKPPSFRSLFAYFVRRQMSGAFTTPEKQATMQGTGDMQMALMFLLGLDWQIARDWQAVRDREKTLEELKKAAGTGAFGSIIGKAADLRTQLTLQEARLKKLYSEIETFQVLPEYRELEVESAKLTRQLNDLANANTIDFAAIRDLEGALASEIPPDLEDLQAIYQEAGVALPGLVKRRYEDVKSFHQSVVRNRKDYLSSELEAAQLRIELRDSQKAQLDQRRAEIMGILRSHGALDQFLKLQGELGRLESEVESLRQRFEAAEQLEGTKNELEIERNRLTIRLRRDFAEQNDRLAEAIVAFEETSQRLYESAGSMTIDETSNGPMFKFPMQGQRSKGIKNMQIFCFDMMLMRLCHKRQIGPGFLIHDSHLFDGVDGRQVISALRLGSEISRELGFQYIVTMNEDDAFKETIDGFDLNDYVLPTRLTDATDDGGLFGIRFG, from the coding sequence TTGATCCATCACCTTTTCAGCACGCTGCCCACCTTCAAGAATCTCGGCGATCTAAAGCCGGGGCTGAATGTGCTGCTTGCCCAAAAAACTGAAGGCGCAAGCAGTAAGCAAACGCGCAATCGCGCAGGCAAAACGAGTTTCGTTGAAACAGTGCATTTCCTGACCGGCTCGGAAGCCGGTCCTGATTCCATCTTCCGCACGCCAGAGCTGGCCGAATACACCTTTGGCATGGACTTCGATTTGAAGGATGCGCGTACCGTCGTCGAGCGGAGCGGCAGCGCCAAAGCCAAAATCTATGTGACAACACCACCGGAGGCCAAACGTAAACTGTCGGCAACCGATTGGGTCACATTCCTCGGTGAGGAGATGTTCGGCCTGAGCAGCCTCGAAGCCGCAGGCAGCAAGCCCCCTTCGTTCCGGTCACTGTTCGCCTACTTTGTGCGTCGCCAGATGAGCGGCGCATTCACCACACCGGAGAAGCAGGCCACCATGCAGGGAACGGGTGACATGCAAATGGCGCTGATGTTTCTCCTTGGGCTGGATTGGCAGATCGCACGCGACTGGCAAGCTGTTCGTGACCGTGAAAAGACCCTGGAAGAGCTGAAGAAGGCGGCAGGTACGGGGGCGTTTGGGTCGATCATCGGCAAGGCCGCTGATCTGCGCACACAGTTGACCCTGCAGGAAGCTCGCCTCAAGAAACTCTATTCGGAAATCGAGACATTCCAGGTGTTGCCGGAGTATCGGGAACTGGAAGTCGAAAGCGCCAAACTGACACGCCAGCTCAATGACCTGGCCAATGCCAACACCATAGACTTCGCGGCTATCCGTGACCTCGAAGGTGCGCTGGCCTCTGAAATTCCACCTGACCTGGAAGACCTGCAAGCGATCTATCAGGAAGCAGGCGTTGCACTCCCCGGTCTCGTGAAGCGCCGTTATGAAGACGTGAAGAGCTTCCATCAATCGGTTGTGCGTAATCGCAAGGACTATCTGTCCAGCGAACTCGAAGCGGCACAGCTACGCATCGAGCTGCGTGACAGCCAGAAAGCACAACTCGACCAGCGACGCGCGGAAATCATGGGCATCCTCAGGAGCCATGGTGCACTGGACCAGTTCCTCAAGCTGCAGGGAGAGCTAGGCCGCCTGGAATCGGAAGTGGAGTCTCTACGGCAGCGTTTCGAAGCCGCGGAGCAGCTCGAAGGTACAAAAAACGAGTTAGAGATCGAGCGCAACCGGCTCACGATCCGGCTACGGCGCGATTTTGCCGAACAGAACGATCGACTGGCCGAAGCCATCGTCGCCTTCGAGGAAACGTCGCAGCGACTCTATGAATCGGCCGGCAGCATGACCATTGACGAAACATCTAATGGCCCGATGTTCAAGTTTCCGATGCAGGGCCAGCGCAGCAAAGGCATCAAGAACATGCAGATTTTCTGCTTCGACATGATGCTTATGCGCTTGTGCCACAAGCGGCAGATAGGGCCGGGTTTCTTGATCCATGACAGCCACCTGTTCGACGGCGTTGATGGCCGACAGGTGATCAGCGCCTTGCGCCTTGGCTCGGAGATTTCGCGGGAGCTTGGTTTTCAGTACATCGTGACGATGAATGAAGACGACGCCTTCAAGGAAACCATCGATGGCTTCGATCTCAACGACTACGTACTTCCAACGCGCCTGACTGATGCCACCGATGATGGCGGATTGTTCGGAATAAGATTTGGCTAA
- the bamC gene encoding outer membrane protein assembly factor BamC codes for MKRKPIFWTGLTLAGLVALSGCSTMSQLTGQSESIEYKSTVTGDPLVVPPDLTQASDNTHYKAPAGTARLSDYAASQRAQGSVSPADRVLPQAPGIQVMRDGTLRWLVVSEPAQTLYPKLIEFWGEQGFTIQSQNPQTGLIETDWAENRAKIPEGWLRSALGSILDQVFDSGERDRFSTRIERVNDKTEVYVTHQHMVETPTTDGAAFKWVFGKEDPGLNAAMLARMMVYLGTDQKKAATDIKNATRDTGPGTTAQLAAGQASLVVNEAFDRAWRRVGVAIDSARFTVEDRNRNQGDYYIRYLDTDTGQKIEQQTIFGRMFGSRNSAEPLKLRIHVAQQGNGSEVSVLDQNGKQLTDATARRILTVLDKNLKEIQ; via the coding sequence ATGAAACGCAAGCCGATTTTCTGGACTGGGCTGACCCTGGCCGGTCTGGTGGCCCTGTCCGGTTGCTCGACCATGAGCCAGTTGACCGGGCAGTCCGAGTCCATCGAATACAAGAGCACGGTCACGGGCGATCCCCTGGTGGTTCCGCCGGATCTGACCCAGGCCAGCGACAATACGCACTACAAGGCCCCGGCAGGCACGGCGCGGCTCAGCGATTATGCGGCCAGCCAGCGTGCCCAGGGCAGTGTCAGCCCCGCCGACCGGGTACTGCCGCAGGCGCCGGGCATTCAGGTCATGCGGGATGGCACCCTGCGCTGGCTGGTTGTCAGCGAGCCGGCCCAGACCCTGTACCCCAAGCTCATCGAATTCTGGGGTGAGCAGGGCTTCACGATTCAGTCCCAGAATCCCCAGACCGGCCTGATCGAAACCGATTGGGCGGAAAACCGCGCGAAGATCCCCGAAGGCTGGCTGCGCAGTGCGCTGGGCAGCATCCTGGATCAGGTCTTCGACAGCGGCGAACGCGATCGCTTCTCCACCCGCATCGAACGGGTCAACGACAAGACCGAAGTGTATGTCACCCACCAGCACATGGTGGAAACGCCGACCACGGACGGCGCGGCTTTCAAATGGGTCTTCGGCAAGGAAGACCCGGGCCTGAACGCCGCGATGCTGGCGCGCATGATGGTCTATCTGGGCACCGACCAGAAAAAGGCCGCCACCGACATCAAGAACGCCACGCGTGATACGGGTCCGGGCACCACGGCCCAGCTGGCCGCCGGTCAGGCGTCCCTGGTGGTGAACGAAGCCTTCGACCGCGCCTGGCGGCGTGTGGGGGTGGCCATCGATTCCGCCCGCTTCACGGTCGAGGACCGCAACCGCAACCAGGGCGACTATTACATCCGGTATCTGGACACCGACACTGGCCAAAAGATCGAGCAGCAGACCATCTTCGGCCGTATGTTTGGCTCGCGCAACAGCGCCGAACCGCTCAAACTGCGCATCCATGTGGCCCAGCAGGGCAACGGCAGCGAGGTCTCCGTGCTGGATCAGAACGGCAAGCAGCTCACGGACGCGACCGCCCGCCGAATCCTGACCGTGCTGGACAAAAACCTGAAGGAAATCCAGTAG
- a CDS encoding ATP-dependent helicase: protein MTSIHGLTAEQEVFATHVGGAFVHACPGAGKTRTIIARLVKIAATLPQRRGVAVLSFTNSAVDEFRERCRAAGLDPLLKHPSFMGTLDAFVRHFVVLPACGAASTIRPIILDSWDRLDINIRLAGQYAFQGDAVSLDMFDPETNVIDPMKIGHAGLRNHVLQHQARYQQAAAHRRRGLLQAGYLSAGDARVQTLQLIRDPVNGGALCRALAARFHEVMVDEGQDCNPVDLQILSWLRAHGVHVTFVCDPDQSIYEFRNGNPAGVQAFKETYLVDSRLGLTGNFRSSPAVCRLAATFRSAGQVDQSVGHTANVAHPVLLLTYGGRSPTAMIGRAFLDRIAELNLDSANAIVLAHSGAVAQRAAGVVPSDSNGSSRVESLARKTAEFWSPAATARSREAVVLAVETLLLDLMRLRQESEHLLRTVERVGLDRRAHRRRALSFLMSLPKACGNADADRLAWIARVHVEAERLNLPLPAGVTVRNFFRRPTNAQWSNHLQLPADLSLTCAKIHEAKGHEYGAVCVVIPPNRAPENRGEALFESWEARTDAEAKRVLYVGLTRAQHLGALAVPIAFADRCVAVLTAGQVPHTRRDL, encoded by the coding sequence ATGACCAGCATTCACGGTCTGACGGCAGAACAGGAAGTATTCGCCACGCACGTCGGTGGTGCCTTCGTACATGCTTGCCCCGGCGCCGGAAAGACCCGCACGATCATTGCTCGCCTAGTCAAAATCGCCGCCACGTTGCCACAACGTCGCGGCGTGGCGGTACTCTCGTTCACGAACTCTGCCGTCGATGAGTTCCGGGAACGCTGTCGGGCTGCCGGGCTCGACCCACTCTTAAAGCATCCCAGTTTCATGGGAACGCTTGATGCTTTCGTCCGACATTTCGTGGTGCTGCCTGCCTGTGGAGCTGCAAGCACGATACGGCCGATCATTCTCGACAGCTGGGATCGCCTAGACATCAATATCCGGTTGGCCGGGCAATATGCCTTCCAAGGTGACGCGGTGAGCTTGGACATGTTCGACCCGGAGACCAACGTGATCGATCCGATGAAGATTGGACACGCCGGGCTGCGCAACCATGTCCTCCAGCATCAAGCCCGGTATCAGCAGGCAGCGGCACACCGGCGACGTGGCTTGCTGCAGGCCGGCTATCTGAGCGCTGGCGATGCCCGAGTTCAAACGCTGCAGCTAATTCGTGATCCCGTGAATGGTGGAGCACTATGCCGCGCACTGGCGGCACGTTTCCACGAAGTCATGGTGGACGAAGGCCAGGATTGCAATCCGGTCGATCTGCAGATCCTTTCTTGGCTCAGAGCGCATGGAGTGCATGTCACATTCGTGTGCGATCCTGACCAGTCGATCTACGAATTCCGCAACGGCAATCCTGCGGGTGTTCAGGCATTCAAAGAAACGTATCTCGTTGATTCGCGTCTAGGGTTAACGGGCAATTTCCGTAGCAGCCCTGCGGTCTGCCGATTAGCTGCCACCTTCAGAAGCGCTGGCCAGGTGGATCAGTCTGTCGGCCACACCGCGAATGTTGCGCATCCAGTCTTGCTTCTGACGTACGGCGGTCGAAGTCCGACGGCGATGATCGGTCGGGCTTTCCTTGATCGGATTGCTGAACTTAACTTGGATTCAGCAAATGCGATCGTCCTGGCGCATTCGGGCGCGGTCGCACAGCGTGCCGCCGGCGTGGTTCCCAGCGATTCGAACGGAAGCTCGCGGGTCGAGTCGCTGGCTCGCAAAACGGCAGAGTTCTGGTCACCTGCCGCAACGGCGCGATCGAGGGAAGCTGTAGTTCTGGCGGTGGAGACGTTATTGCTGGACCTCATGAGGTTGCGCCAGGAGAGCGAGCATCTGTTGCGCACCGTCGAACGCGTTGGCCTGGATCGGCGAGCACATCGAAGACGTGCGCTGAGTTTCCTTATGAGCCTTCCCAAGGCCTGTGGGAATGCCGACGCTGATCGGCTCGCCTGGATAGCACGTGTGCATGTGGAGGCGGAACGACTGAACCTGCCGCTGCCGGCCGGCGTGACCGTGCGTAATTTCTTTCGGCGGCCAACCAATGCGCAATGGTCGAACCACCTTCAACTGCCGGCCGATCTCAGCCTCACGTGCGCCAAGATTCACGAGGCAAAAGGCCATGAGTACGGCGCCGTGTGCGTCGTGATCCCACCCAATCGCGCCCCTGAAAATCGAGGCGAAGCCCTGTTTGAATCTTGGGAAGCCCGCACCGATGCTGAGGCCAAGCGCGTGCTCTACGTTGGCTTGACGCGCGCCCAGCATCTGGGTGCGCTTGCGGTGCCAATCGCCTTTGCTGATCGTTGCGTTGCCGTGTTGACCGCTGGCCAAGTTCCCCACACAAGAAGGGACTTATAA
- a CDS encoding AAA family ATPase, producing MYLGGLVISRFRSCDNVAVSLRPDLTVLVGENNGGKSNVVDAIRLLTLPLSGRRERYPEDEDVRRHATVPNFQIEGVFRELGDTLKGLLISAVPDPTKNEAVFGYRYESRSERAPRGKTTVWAGRFDTNEPEAGSTDLIRHVYLPPLRDAHQALGTGSGTRVMALLRHFLSKDQEQDFLAGVRRADARPDILTTVNTEIGNALGMLTNGVRPQTAALDFSAETLLDVARDLRFRLADSGLVPEDIRASGLGYSNLLYMATVVVELAKAKEADLTIFLVEEPEAHLHPQLQVLVLEFLLDQARQSADRAVEAGKPEGRIQIVVTTHSPNLTAWVSPMHLVVMRSRRRDQNGVAISESVSVPIAELGLKPKTLDKISRYLDVTRSALLFGNRAILVEGIAEALLLPVLAQKLVLAGDADGWLRFKGTVIVPIEGVDFRPYVEVLLRPHGDARIADRLIVITDADPTVLGNRKIDLENLAVTHGAPQALTVLTNQHTLEHEIFGAGNEVFLKGVFLRLHRNSRRDWMDRIEGVAVQDRPGAFLKLIEAKKTRKGDLAQAIASRIAAGEPFVVPLYLADAIRGAAQA from the coding sequence ATGTATTTGGGCGGTTTGGTAATTTCACGTTTCCGGTCTTGCGACAATGTGGCCGTCAGCCTCCGCCCCGATCTGACCGTCTTGGTCGGTGAAAACAATGGCGGAAAGTCCAATGTCGTAGACGCAATTCGGTTGCTCACCTTGCCGTTGAGCGGACGCCGGGAGCGGTATCCGGAAGATGAAGACGTCCGACGCCACGCGACCGTCCCGAACTTCCAGATCGAAGGCGTTTTCCGAGAACTCGGCGACACACTGAAAGGATTGCTGATCTCGGCGGTCCCTGATCCCACCAAGAACGAAGCCGTCTTCGGCTATCGGTATGAGTCGCGGTCCGAGCGCGCACCGCGTGGCAAGACCACTGTCTGGGCCGGACGCTTCGACACCAACGAACCAGAGGCCGGCTCCACTGACTTGATCCGACATGTCTACTTGCCCCCCTTGCGCGATGCGCATCAGGCGCTTGGCACGGGCAGCGGAACACGTGTCATGGCGCTGCTTCGCCATTTTCTGTCGAAGGATCAAGAACAGGACTTCCTTGCTGGCGTCAGGCGCGCGGACGCCAGGCCAGACATCCTGACGACGGTGAACACGGAGATCGGTAACGCCCTGGGGATGCTGACCAATGGGGTTCGTCCGCAAACGGCAGCCTTGGACTTCAGTGCCGAAACCCTGCTCGATGTCGCTCGCGACTTGAGATTTCGTCTGGCCGATTCCGGCCTTGTGCCAGAAGACATCCGGGCCTCTGGTCTTGGCTACTCCAATCTGCTCTACATGGCCACGGTGGTCGTCGAACTGGCGAAAGCCAAGGAAGCTGACCTCACGATCTTTCTCGTCGAAGAACCGGAGGCACATCTGCACCCGCAACTGCAGGTGCTGGTACTCGAATTCCTGCTGGACCAGGCACGCCAATCGGCGGATCGTGCCGTCGAGGCTGGTAAGCCGGAAGGCCGCATCCAAATCGTCGTGACAACCCATTCACCAAACCTGACGGCATGGGTCTCTCCGATGCATCTGGTGGTCATGCGTTCGCGTCGTCGCGATCAAAACGGGGTGGCGATCTCGGAATCGGTCAGCGTGCCCATCGCTGAACTCGGGCTCAAGCCAAAGACGCTGGACAAGATCAGTCGCTATCTAGATGTGACTCGCTCCGCGCTGCTGTTCGGCAACAGGGCCATCCTAGTGGAAGGAATCGCTGAGGCGCTGCTGTTGCCCGTGTTGGCACAAAAGCTTGTTCTCGCTGGTGATGCCGATGGATGGCTCCGGTTCAAAGGAACGGTCATCGTGCCGATCGAAGGCGTGGACTTCCGTCCCTACGTGGAGGTGTTGCTGCGACCGCATGGCGATGCCCGTATCGCCGACCGACTGATTGTTATCACCGACGCGGACCCAACGGTGTTGGGGAATCGGAAGATCGACCTGGAAAACCTCGCTGTGACGCATGGTGCGCCGCAGGCGTTGACGGTACTGACGAATCAGCACACGCTTGAGCACGAGATTTTCGGCGCTGGCAACGAGGTCTTTCTAAAGGGTGTGTTTCTTCGCCTACATCGCAACTCTCGCCGCGACTGGATGGATCGGATCGAGGGCGTCGCAGTGCAGGACCGTCCCGGCGCGTTCCTCAAGCTGATCGAGGCGAAGAAGACCCGCAAGGGCGACCTGGCGCAAGCCATCGCTTCACGTATTGCGGCGGGCGAGCCGTTTGTCGTACCGCTCTATCTTGCCGACGCGATTCGTGGCGCTGCGCAAGCATGA
- a CDS encoding PDDEXK nuclease domain-containing protein, which translates to MTRIKTPASPAAAPGALLGDIRSLIDAARRRATAAVNSELSMLYWRIGQRIHTQVLSGQRAEYGEEVVATLAEQLVWDYGNSFTEKNLRRMVQFAIVFPDEQIVVSLIRQLSWTHFIALIPLKDPLQREYYAQICSLEGWSVRTLRERIDSMLYERTTLSQQPDVLISQELAALRDAQRMSPSLVMRDPYILDFLGLRDTWQESDLESAIIREMESFLLELGMGFTFVARQKRIQLDGEDFHLDLLFYNRKLRRLVAVELKVGEFKAAYKGQMELYLRWLDKFEREPDEASPLGIILCTGKKSEQIELLELDKAGIHVAEYLTTLPPRELLAERLQQATARARLQIQQRNDGKEKR; encoded by the coding sequence GTGACCCGGATTAAGACACCTGCTTCCCCCGCAGCAGCGCCGGGGGCGTTGCTGGGGGATATCCGGTCGCTGATCGATGCCGCGCGCCGGCGCGCGACGGCCGCCGTAAACAGCGAGCTATCCATGCTCTACTGGCGCATCGGTCAGCGCATCCATACGCAGGTGCTGTCAGGCCAGCGCGCCGAGTACGGTGAGGAAGTCGTGGCGACGCTGGCAGAACAGTTGGTGTGGGACTATGGCAACAGTTTCACGGAAAAGAACCTGCGGCGAATGGTGCAGTTCGCCATAGTTTTCCCGGATGAACAGATTGTCGTATCACTGATACGACAATTGAGCTGGACCCACTTCATTGCCCTGATCCCGCTCAAAGACCCGTTACAGCGGGAATACTACGCCCAAATATGCAGCCTTGAAGGCTGGAGCGTGCGTACCCTGCGCGAGCGGATCGACTCGATGCTTTACGAGCGTACCACGCTGTCGCAGCAGCCGGACGTGCTGATTTCGCAGGAGTTGGCGGCTTTGCGTGATGCGCAGCGCATGTCACCCAGCCTGGTCATGCGCGATCCCTACATCCTTGATTTTCTCGGCCTACGGGACACCTGGCAGGAGTCTGACTTGGAGTCGGCCATTATTCGCGAAATGGAATCCTTCCTGCTGGAGCTGGGCATGGGCTTCACCTTCGTCGCCCGGCAGAAGCGCATCCAGTTGGATGGCGAAGATTTTCACCTGGACCTGCTGTTCTACAACCGCAAGTTGCGCCGGTTGGTTGCCGTGGAGTTGAAGGTGGGTGAGTTCAAGGCGGCCTACAAGGGACAAATGGAACTCTATCTGCGCTGGCTGGATAAATTCGAGCGTGAACCGGATGAGGCGTCGCCGCTGGGCATCATTCTTTGCACAGGCAAGAAGTCTGAGCAGATCGAACTGCTGGAATTGGACAAGGCCGGCATCCACGTTGCAGAGTACCTGACAACCTTGCCGCCACGGGAACTGTTGGCTGAACGGCTACAGCAAGCGACCGCCCGTGCTCGATTGCAGATTCAACAGCGCAACGATGGCAAAGAGAAGCGCTGA
- a CDS encoding ABC-three component system middle component 6, with protein MILPSKHLPQDRALLTVGGHVLTFLARPKTVSALWEELNRPDQGLGAIRPRRITYDWFVLSLDLLYSLGTIELENGLVARREV; from the coding sequence ATGATCCTGCCATCCAAGCATCTTCCGCAAGATCGCGCGCTGCTCACCGTGGGCGGTCATGTCCTGACTTTTCTCGCTCGGCCCAAAACGGTTTCCGCCTTGTGGGAGGAATTAAACCGACCGGACCAGGGCTTGGGTGCCATCCGCCCCCGGCGAATCACTTATGACTGGTTCGTGCTGTCGCTGGATCTGCTGTACTCCCTCGGAACTATCGAACTTGAAAACGGCCTTGTGGCACGGAGGGAAGTTTGA